One genomic window of Haloarchaeobius salinus includes the following:
- a CDS encoding alanyl-tRNA editing protein, translated as MTEALYLTDSSTRRFEATVERVAGDRVVLDRTCFYPSGGGQPDDRGTITADGTGWAVTDVAKKDTIYHTLDGDPPEPGTAVVGELDWDRRHAHMRYHTAQHLLSALLLDEFDAPTTGNQVYEDRARLDCAYDRFDEDDLATIEDGLNGLVAEALPVRWYEMDRETAEAELDTDRTRIDLLPDSITELRIVEIGGDGPAGPCDRTDAAAVPYDRTACAGTHVESTADIGTVTVTGRETRGSDGERIRFELA; from the coding sequence GTGACAGAAGCGCTCTACCTGACAGATTCGTCCACCCGTCGCTTCGAGGCGACCGTCGAGCGCGTCGCCGGCGACCGGGTGGTCCTCGACCGCACCTGCTTCTACCCATCGGGTGGCGGCCAGCCCGACGACCGGGGCACCATCACCGCCGACGGCACCGGGTGGGCCGTCACCGACGTCGCGAAGAAGGACACCATCTACCACACGCTCGACGGCGACCCGCCGGAGCCGGGCACCGCCGTCGTCGGCGAGCTCGACTGGGACCGCCGCCACGCCCACATGCGCTACCACACCGCCCAGCACCTCCTCTCGGCGCTCCTGCTCGACGAGTTCGACGCGCCGACGACGGGCAACCAGGTGTACGAGGACCGCGCCCGACTGGACTGTGCCTACGACCGCTTCGACGAGGACGACCTCGCGACCATCGAGGACGGCCTGAACGGACTCGTCGCCGAGGCGCTCCCGGTTCGCTGGTACGAGATGGACCGCGAGACCGCCGAGGCCGAACTCGACACCGACCGCACCCGCATCGACCTCCTCCCCGACTCGATCACGGAGCTCCGCATCGTGGAGATCGGCGGCGACGGGCCCGCCGGCCCCTGCGACCGGACCGACGCCGCAGCAGTTCCCTACGACCGCACCGCCTGTGCCGGCACCCACGTCGAGTCGACGGCGGACATCGGTACCGTCACCGTCACCGGCCGGGAGACGCGTGGGTCCGACGGCGAGCGCATCCGGTTCGAGCTGGCGT